One segment of Daphnia magna isolate NIES linkage group LG2, ASM2063170v1.1, whole genome shotgun sequence DNA contains the following:
- the LOC116917303 gene encoding cyclin-Q: MDSNMTSNLLSSKFRPIIETQTHQAPECPSPIQYKSANNHHSAQELAIRFLFECGTKLKTNPVTSAVAAQIYHRFLDAVNDSSYDPYMIGATALYIASKQQDEPVKIRDLINVVHRTLNRDTDVLDLSEEYWNYRDSIVQAELLTMRMINFKTINPDIHLYMLNYLKSLSSWIPPAVWEKSTLVKLCWTFLQDFHHCKVIIQYEPQLVALAVIYFGLQVCGIVIPCTTEQDQLSWHEAFHKAAKKEDIWNIIEHLLALYEHDKDMK; this comes from the exons ATGGATTCAAACATGACGTCTAATTTGCTTAGTTCCAAATTTCGACCAATCATTGAGACACAGACACACCAAGCACCAGAATGCCCAAGCCCAATACAATACAAAAGTGCCAACAACCATCATAGTGCTCAGGAATTGGCTATTAGATTTCTTTTCGAATGCG GAACCAAGCTGAAAACAAATCCTGTAACTTCAGCCGTAGCTGCCCAGATTTATCATAGGTTTCTAGATGCTGTCAACGATTCCAGCTATGATCCTTAT ATGATTGGAGCAACTGCACTTTATATTGCTAGCAAACAGCAAGATGAACCCGTAAAGATCAGAGATCTTATTAATGTTGTTCATAGAACTCTTAACCGTGACACTGATGTTCTGGATTTATCTGAAGAATACTGGAATTATAGGGATTCAATAGTCCAAGCTGAGCTATTGACAATGAGGATGATTAATTTCAAAACCATCAACCCAGATATACATCTG TATATGctgaattatttgaaaagtCTGTCATCTTGGATTCCTCCAGCTGTGTGGGAAAAATCAACATTAGTGAAATTGTGCTGGACTTTCTTACAAGATTTCCACCATTGCAAAGTCATCATTCAGTATGAACCACAATTGGTTGCCTTGGCTGTCATCTACTTTGGGCTCCAGGTTTGTGGAATAGTGATCCCTTGTACCACCGAGCAGGATCAGCTCAGCTGGCATGAG GCCTTCCACAAAGCTGCCAAGAAAGAAGATATCTGGAATATTATCGAGCATTTGTTGGCATTGTACGAACATGATAAAGATATGAAGTAG
- the LOC116917310 gene encoding ras-related protein Rab-3: protein MSVGQDNRWQKDAADQNFDYMFKLLIIGNSSVGKTSFLFRYADDSFTSAFVSTVGIDFKVKTVFRQDKRVKLQIWDTAGQERYRTITTAYYRGAMGFLLMYDITNEESFNSVQDWCTQIKTYSWDNAQVILVGNKCDMEDERVISYERGKQLADQLGLEFFETSAKENINVKAVFERLVDIICDKMSESLDSDPNMVNSSKGTRLTDQTPAPNAGACQC from the exons ATGTCTGTGGGCCAAGACAACCGATGGCAAAAGGATGCGGCTGACCAGAATTTCGATTACATGTTCAAACTGTTGATCATCGGAAATAGCAGTGTGGGCAAGACATCGTTCCTGTTTCGCTATGCTGATGATTCGTTCACATCAGCGTTCGTCTCCACCGTCGGCATCGATTTTAAAGTCAAGACCGTCTTCCGTCAGGATAAACGGGTGAAACTTCAGATCTGG GATACGGCAGGCCAGGAACGATACAGAACCATTACAACAGCATATTATCGCGGTGCTATGGGATTTTTATTGATGTACGACATTACCAATGAAGAATCTTTCAACAGCGTTCAAGATTG GTGTACCCAAATCAAGACTTATTCTTGGGATAACGCCCAAGTCATCTTAGTAGGTAATAAATGTGACATGGAAGATGAACGCGTCATCTCCTATGAAAGAGGTAAACAATTGGCCGATCAACTTGGCTTGGAATTTTTCGAAACATCGGCCAAAGAGAATATCAACGTCAAG GCCGTGTTTGAACGTTTGGTTGACATCATTTGCGACAAAATGTCGGAGAGTTTAGACAGCGATCCCAATATGGTGAACTCATCAAAAGGAACGCGATTGACGGACCAAACTCCTGCCCCCAACGCCGGCGCTTGCCAGTGCTGA
- the LOC116917273 gene encoding cystathionine gamma-lyase isoform X2, whose protein sequence is MDLARQTWRMLKIGKKFANFSKFRLITTTSTYGFREQDPSFATKIIHVAQEPEQWSDGNPIVMPISLSTTFKQEAPGKFVSCEYSRLDNPTRNTVERIVASLEGAKYGLAYSSGMAAITTVFNLLSPGDHIVSSTDLYGGTSIYLKQVADRLNIKTTFVDVTDPANIEKAINENTRLVWMETPSNPGLNLVDIEKVAAIVRSKNNVLLAIDNTFLSPYFQRPFEFGVDIVVHSATKYLNGHSDVLMGILLTNDDQLHDRLRFLQRTIGAVPSPFECYLLNRGMKTLPVRMRQHMENGLAVARFLENHPSIERVLHPGLSSHPQHELAKRQSYGHSGMITFFLKGGKPECRAFVKRLKVIILGESLGGYESLVKIPALMPESYQLGVPVNLIRLSVGLEYVGDLIADLDQALKAAVGSL, encoded by the exons ATGGATTTGGCAAGACAAACATGGAGAATGTTGAAGATTGGGAAAAAGTTTGCCAATTTTTCAAAGTTCAG GTTGATTACTACGACCTCCACCTATGGGTTCAGGGAACAAGACCCGTCATTTGCAACTAAAATCATTCATGTTGCTCAGGAACCTGAACAATGGTCAGATGGTAATCCCATTGTCATGCCAATTTCATTATCGACCACTTTTAAACAAGAGGCTCCCGGCAAATTCGTG AGTTGCGAGTATAGCCGCTTGGATAATCCAACAAGAAACACTGTGGAACGAATAGTGGCATCTTTGGAAGGAGCAAAATACGGACTCGCTTATTCATCGGGAATGGCAGCCATTACCACTGTCTTCAACTTACTGAGCCCTGGTGACCATATTGTCTCTTCGACGGATCTTTACGGAGGAACGAGCATCTATTTAAAACAAGTCGCTGATCGTTTGAATATCAAAACAACTTTCGTTGACGTCACGGACCCTGCCAATATCGAGAAAGCTATTAACGAGAACACCAGA TTGGTCTGGATGGAGACGCCATCTAATCCGGGACTGAACCTGGTCGATATCGAGAAAGTCGCCGCCATTGTCCGCAGTAAAAACAACGTCCTTCTTGCAATTGACAATACGTTTTTATCGCCTTATTTTCAG AGACCATTTGAATTTGGGGTAGATATCGTCGTGCACTCAGCAACGAAATATCTCAACGGCCATTCGGACGTGTTGATGGGAATACTTTTGACAAACGATGACCAACTACACGATCGTCTTCGTTTCCTTCAAAGAA CTATCGGGGCCGTTCCCTCGCCTTTCGAGTGTTACTTGCTGAATCGCGGGATGAAGACGTTGCCCGTTCGCATGCGCCAACACATGGAAAATGGACTAGCTGTCGCCCGTTTCCTCGAAAATCACCCAAGCATTGAGCGCGTTCTGCATCCAG GTTTATCGTCGCATCCGCAGCACGAACTGGCCAAGCGGCAGAGTTACGGCCACAGCGGAATGATTACGTTCTTTCTTAAAGGTGGAAAACCCGAGTGCAGGGCTTTCGTCAAACGCCTCAAAGTTATTATTCTAGGGGAAAGCTTAGGAGGATACGAAAGCTTGGTGAAAATCCC gGCCCTTATGCCCGAAAGTTACCAGCTTGGTGTTCCAGTTAACTTGATTAGATTATCGGTCGGCTTGGAATATGTGGGAGACTTGATAGCAGATCTGGACCAAGCGCTCAAGGCAGCAG TAGGTTCGCTGTAA
- the LOC116917273 gene encoding cystathionine gamma-lyase isoform X1 has translation MDLARQTWRMLKIGKKFANFSKFRLITTTSTYGFREQDPSFATKIIHVAQEPEQWSDGNPIVMPISLSTTFKQEAPGKFVSCEYSRLDNPTRNTVERIVASLEGAKYGLAYSSGMAAITTVFNLLSPGDHIVSSTDLYGGTSIYLKQVADRLNIKTTFVDVTDPANIEKAINENTRLVWMETPSNPGLNLVDIEKVAAIVRSKNNVLLAIDNTFLSPYFQRPFEFGVDIVVHSATKYLNGHSDVLMGILLTNDDQLHDRLRFLQRTIGAVPSPFECYLLNRGMKTLPVRMRQHMENGLAVARFLENHPSIERVLHPGLSSHPQHELAKRQSYGHSGMITFFLKGGKPECRAFVKRLKVIILGESLGGYESLVKIPALMPESYQLGVPVNLIRLSVGLEYVGDLIADLDQALKAAVRCNVD, from the exons ATGGATTTGGCAAGACAAACATGGAGAATGTTGAAGATTGGGAAAAAGTTTGCCAATTTTTCAAAGTTCAG GTTGATTACTACGACCTCCACCTATGGGTTCAGGGAACAAGACCCGTCATTTGCAACTAAAATCATTCATGTTGCTCAGGAACCTGAACAATGGTCAGATGGTAATCCCATTGTCATGCCAATTTCATTATCGACCACTTTTAAACAAGAGGCTCCCGGCAAATTCGTG AGTTGCGAGTATAGCCGCTTGGATAATCCAACAAGAAACACTGTGGAACGAATAGTGGCATCTTTGGAAGGAGCAAAATACGGACTCGCTTATTCATCGGGAATGGCAGCCATTACCACTGTCTTCAACTTACTGAGCCCTGGTGACCATATTGTCTCTTCGACGGATCTTTACGGAGGAACGAGCATCTATTTAAAACAAGTCGCTGATCGTTTGAATATCAAAACAACTTTCGTTGACGTCACGGACCCTGCCAATATCGAGAAAGCTATTAACGAGAACACCAGA TTGGTCTGGATGGAGACGCCATCTAATCCGGGACTGAACCTGGTCGATATCGAGAAAGTCGCCGCCATTGTCCGCAGTAAAAACAACGTCCTTCTTGCAATTGACAATACGTTTTTATCGCCTTATTTTCAG AGACCATTTGAATTTGGGGTAGATATCGTCGTGCACTCAGCAACGAAATATCTCAACGGCCATTCGGACGTGTTGATGGGAATACTTTTGACAAACGATGACCAACTACACGATCGTCTTCGTTTCCTTCAAAGAA CTATCGGGGCCGTTCCCTCGCCTTTCGAGTGTTACTTGCTGAATCGCGGGATGAAGACGTTGCCCGTTCGCATGCGCCAACACATGGAAAATGGACTAGCTGTCGCCCGTTTCCTCGAAAATCACCCAAGCATTGAGCGCGTTCTGCATCCAG GTTTATCGTCGCATCCGCAGCACGAACTGGCCAAGCGGCAGAGTTACGGCCACAGCGGAATGATTACGTTCTTTCTTAAAGGTGGAAAACCCGAGTGCAGGGCTTTCGTCAAACGCCTCAAAGTTATTATTCTAGGGGAAAGCTTAGGAGGATACGAAAGCTTGGTGAAAATCCC gGCCCTTATGCCCGAAAGTTACCAGCTTGGTGTTCCAGTTAACTTGATTAGATTATCGGTCGGCTTGGAATATGTGGGAGACTTGATAGCAGATCTGGACCAAGCGCTCAAGGCAGCA GTTCGCTGTAATGTTGATTGA
- the LOC116917283 gene encoding cystathionine gamma-lyase isoform X3, giving the protein MSAEGFKEQDPTFATRAIHDAQDPEQWDAMPVVLPISLATTFKQDAPAQFRSYEYSRSGNPTRTTFEKVLASLEGAKHGLTFASGLAASTTIVHLLSAGDHIVSMDDLYGGTNRYLRKVADRMNIKTTFVDATNPENVEKAIQENTKLVWVETPTNPTLKLVDIAAVAEIVHKRENILLVVDNTFLSSYFQRPLELGADIVMHSLTKYMNGHSDVIMGAAMTNDDDVHTRLRFLQNAIGPVPSPFDCFLVNRSLKTLHLRMREHMKNGLAVARYLENHPCIERVIHPGLPSHPQHELAKRQCYGHSGMITIYIKGGLSESRAFFKALKVFTLAESLGGYESLAELP; this is encoded by the exons ATGTCTGCTGAAGGGTTCAAAGAGCAAGACCCCACATTTGCAACTAGGGCTATTCATGATGCACAAGATCCAGAACAATGGGATGCCATGCCAGTTGTTCTTCCCATTTCTCTGGCAACTACTTTCAAACAGGATGCCCCAGCTCAATTCAGA agtTATGAATACAGTCGAAGTGGAAACCCAACCAGAACTACCTTTGAAAAAGTGCTAGCTTCTCTTGAGGGAGCTAAACATG GATTGACTTTTGCCTCTGGACTGGCAGCTTCGACCACTATTGTTCACCTACTGAGTGCAGGAGATCATATTGTCTCCATGGATGATTTGTATGGAGGTACCAATCGCTACCTTAGGAAGGTAGCTGATCGAATGAATATCAAAACTACCTTTGTTGATGCCACCAATCCTGAGAATGTTGAAAAAGCTATACAAGAGAATACTAAG CTGGTGTGGGTAGAGACTCCCACAAATCCCACTTTGAAGCTGGTTGATATTGCAGCAGTAGCTGAGATTGTTCACAAGAGAGAAAATATTCTTTTGGTTGTAGACAATACCTTTCTTTCCTCCTAtttccag AGACCATTGGAGCTCGGAGCTGATATTGTTATGCACTCACTAACCAAATATATGAATGGCCACTCGGACGTCATAATGGGGGCCGCCATGACGAATGATGATGACGTCCATACTCGTCTTCGCTTCCTCCAGAACG CTATTGGACCAGTTCCATCGCCATTCGACTGTTTCCTGGTCAACCGCAGTTTGAAAACTTTGCACCTTCGCATGCGGGAGCACATGAAAAACGGACTTGCCGTTGCTCGCTATCTTGAAAACCACCCCTGCATCGAACGCGTCATTCATCCAG GACTACCGTCGCATCCGCAGCATGAACTTGCTAAACGACAGTGTTACGGTCATAGCGGAATGATCACCATTTACATCAAAGGAGGACTGTCAGAGTCTCGCGCTTTCTTCAAAGCACTCAAGGTGTTCACCTTGGCTGAAAGCTTGGGAGGATACGAGAGTTTAGCAGAACTGCCGTAA
- the LOC116917283 gene encoding cystathionine gamma-lyase isoform X2 has product MSAEGFKEQDPTFATRAIHDAQDPEQWDAMPVVLPISLATTFKQDAPAQFRSYEYSRSGNPTRTTFEKVLASLEGAKHGLTFASGLAASTTIVHLLSAGDHIVSMDDLYGGTNRYLRKVADRMNIKTTFVDATNPENVEKAIQENTKLVWVETPTNPTLKLVDIAAVAEIVHKRENILLVVDNTFLSSYFQRPLELGADIVMHSLTKYMNGHSDVIMGAAMTNDDDVHTRLRFLQNAIGPVPSPFDCFLVNRSLKTLHLRMREHMKNGLAVARYLENHPCIERVIHPGLPSHPQHELAKRQCYGHSGMITIYIKGGLSESRAFFKALKVFTLAESLGGYESLAELPTFRDELYPAVTQPVDIS; this is encoded by the exons ATGTCTGCTGAAGGGTTCAAAGAGCAAGACCCCACATTTGCAACTAGGGCTATTCATGATGCACAAGATCCAGAACAATGGGATGCCATGCCAGTTGTTCTTCCCATTTCTCTGGCAACTACTTTCAAACAGGATGCCCCAGCTCAATTCAGA agtTATGAATACAGTCGAAGTGGAAACCCAACCAGAACTACCTTTGAAAAAGTGCTAGCTTCTCTTGAGGGAGCTAAACATG GATTGACTTTTGCCTCTGGACTGGCAGCTTCGACCACTATTGTTCACCTACTGAGTGCAGGAGATCATATTGTCTCCATGGATGATTTGTATGGAGGTACCAATCGCTACCTTAGGAAGGTAGCTGATCGAATGAATATCAAAACTACCTTTGTTGATGCCACCAATCCTGAGAATGTTGAAAAAGCTATACAAGAGAATACTAAG CTGGTGTGGGTAGAGACTCCCACAAATCCCACTTTGAAGCTGGTTGATATTGCAGCAGTAGCTGAGATTGTTCACAAGAGAGAAAATATTCTTTTGGTTGTAGACAATACCTTTCTTTCCTCCTAtttccag AGACCATTGGAGCTCGGAGCTGATATTGTTATGCACTCACTAACCAAATATATGAATGGCCACTCGGACGTCATAATGGGGGCCGCCATGACGAATGATGATGACGTCCATACTCGTCTTCGCTTCCTCCAGAACG CTATTGGACCAGTTCCATCGCCATTCGACTGTTTCCTGGTCAACCGCAGTTTGAAAACTTTGCACCTTCGCATGCGGGAGCACATGAAAAACGGACTTGCCGTTGCTCGCTATCTTGAAAACCACCCCTGCATCGAACGCGTCATTCATCCAG GACTACCGTCGCATCCGCAGCATGAACTTGCTAAACGACAGTGTTACGGTCATAGCGGAATGATCACCATTTACATCAAAGGAGGACTGTCAGAGTCTCGCGCTTTCTTCAAAGCACTCAAGGTGTTCACCTTGGCTGAAAGCTTGGGAGGATACGAGAGTTTAGCAGAACTGCC AACGTTTCGTGATGAATTATACCCAGCCGTTACGCAGCCGGTGGACATATCGTGA
- the LOC116917283 gene encoding cystathionine gamma-lyase isoform X1 encodes MSAEGFKEQDPTFATRAIHDAQDPEQWDAMPVVLPISLATTFKQDAPAQFRSYEYSRSGNPTRTTFEKVLASLEGAKHGLTFASGLAASTTIVHLLSAGDHIVSMDDLYGGTNRYLRKVADRMNIKTTFVDATNPENVEKAIQENTKLVWVETPTNPTLKLVDIAAVAEIVHKRENILLVVDNTFLSSYFQRPLELGADIVMHSLTKYMNGHSDVIMGAAMTNDDDVHTRLRFLQNAIGPVPSPFDCFLVNRSLKTLHLRMREHMKNGLAVARYLENHPCIERVIHPGLPSHPQHELAKRQCYGHSGMITIYIKGGLSESRAFFKALKVFTLAESLGGYESLAELPSLMTHASVSAEERAILGITDNLIRLSVGLEDVGDLIADLDQALRAAVA; translated from the exons ATGTCTGCTGAAGGGTTCAAAGAGCAAGACCCCACATTTGCAACTAGGGCTATTCATGATGCACAAGATCCAGAACAATGGGATGCCATGCCAGTTGTTCTTCCCATTTCTCTGGCAACTACTTTCAAACAGGATGCCCCAGCTCAATTCAGA agtTATGAATACAGTCGAAGTGGAAACCCAACCAGAACTACCTTTGAAAAAGTGCTAGCTTCTCTTGAGGGAGCTAAACATG GATTGACTTTTGCCTCTGGACTGGCAGCTTCGACCACTATTGTTCACCTACTGAGTGCAGGAGATCATATTGTCTCCATGGATGATTTGTATGGAGGTACCAATCGCTACCTTAGGAAGGTAGCTGATCGAATGAATATCAAAACTACCTTTGTTGATGCCACCAATCCTGAGAATGTTGAAAAAGCTATACAAGAGAATACTAAG CTGGTGTGGGTAGAGACTCCCACAAATCCCACTTTGAAGCTGGTTGATATTGCAGCAGTAGCTGAGATTGTTCACAAGAGAGAAAATATTCTTTTGGTTGTAGACAATACCTTTCTTTCCTCCTAtttccag AGACCATTGGAGCTCGGAGCTGATATTGTTATGCACTCACTAACCAAATATATGAATGGCCACTCGGACGTCATAATGGGGGCCGCCATGACGAATGATGATGACGTCCATACTCGTCTTCGCTTCCTCCAGAACG CTATTGGACCAGTTCCATCGCCATTCGACTGTTTCCTGGTCAACCGCAGTTTGAAAACTTTGCACCTTCGCATGCGGGAGCACATGAAAAACGGACTTGCCGTTGCTCGCTATCTTGAAAACCACCCCTGCATCGAACGCGTCATTCATCCAG GACTACCGTCGCATCCGCAGCATGAACTTGCTAAACGACAGTGTTACGGTCATAGCGGAATGATCACCATTTACATCAAAGGAGGACTGTCAGAGTCTCGCGCTTTCTTCAAAGCACTCAAGGTGTTCACCTTGGCTGAAAGCTTGGGAGGATACGAGAGTTTAGCAGAACTGCC ttcactGATGACTCACGCTTCGGTCAGTGCAGAAGAACGGGCCATTTTAGGCATCACTGATAACTTGATAAGGTTATCTGTCGGTCTGGAAGATGTCGGTGATCTAATAGCTGATCTAGATCAGGCGCTAAGAGCTGCG GTTGCCTAA